The DNA sequence CTCGCCGGACAGCACGCGCTCGAAGCTGGAGATCGTGTCCTCCAGCTTGACGTACTTCCCGGGGAAGCCGGTGAACTGCTCGGCGACGAAGAACGGCTGGGAGAGGAAGCGCTGGAGCCGCCGTGCGCGGGCCACGATCAGCTTGTCCTCCTCGCTCAGCTCGTCCATGCCCAGGATCGCGATGATGTCCTGCAGGCTCTTGTAGCGCTGCAGGGTGCGCTGCAGGCCGATGGCCACGTTGTAGTGCCGCTCGCCGACGTACTGCGCGTCGAGGATGCGGCTGCCGCTGTCCAGCGGATCGACCGCTGGATAGATGCCCAGCTCGGAGATGGCCCGGGAGAGCACGACCGTGGCATCGAGGTGGGCGAACGCGGTGGCCGGCGCCGGGTCGGTCAGGTCGTCGGCCGGCACGTAGATCGCCTGCACCGAGGTGATCGAGCCTTTGTTGGTCGAGGTGATCCGCTCCTGCAGGTCGCCCATCTCGGTGGCCAGGGTCGGCTGATATCCCACCGCGCTGGGCATCCGGCCGAGCAGCGCGGAGACCTCGGAGCCCGCCTGGGTGAAGCGGAAGATGTTGTCGATGAACAGCAGCACGTCCTGGCCTTCGACGTCGCGGAAGTACTCGGCGATGGTGAGGCCGGTGAGGCCGACTCGGAGCCGGGCGCCCGGCGGCTCGTTCATCTGGCCGAACACCAGCGCGCAGGACTTGATGACGTTGCTCTCGGTCATCTCCAGGTAGAGGTCGTTGCCCTCGCGGGTCCGCTCGCCCACACCGGAGAAGACCGACTTGCCGCCGTGCGCCTTGGCGACGTTGTTGATCAGCTCCAGGATGACGACCGTCTTGCCTACCCCGGCGCCACCGAAGAGCCCGATCTTGCCGCCCTTCACGAACGGGGCGATCAGGTCGACCACCTTGATCCCGGTCTCGAAGATCTCGGTCTTGGGCTCGAGGTCGGTGAATTTGGGTGTCTCGCGATGGATCGGCCACCGCTCGGTGTCCGGCGGCAGCGGCGCGCCGCCGTCCACCGGCTCGCCCAGCACGTTGAGGATCCGGCCCAGCGCGACGTTGCCCACCGGGGCGGTGATCGGTTGGCCCGTGTCGGTCACCTGCATGCCGCGGGTCACCCCATCGGTGCTGCTCATGGCGACGGCGCGCACCTGGTTCCGGCCGATGTGCTGCTGCACTTCGGCGGTAAGACGCACCGGCACGGCCGCCGTGGCGTCTTCGATGATGAGCGCGTTGTAGATCTCCGGCAGGTGCTCCGGCTCGAATTCGACGTCGAGCACCGGCCCGATGACCTGGACCACGTGACCAACGTTCTTCAGGGTCTCGGCGGCTCGGCCGGGCTGCTCGGTAGCGATAGCGGTGGCCATGTGGCTGAACTCCGTTTGTGTTTGATCGATGGTGCGAGGCGGGAAGGGCGGTAAAGACGGTAAGGGCGGTAAGGTATGCTCGCCCGGACGACTTTCCGTCACTCCATCTTTCCCATCGTCCCCGCCCTTCCCGTCCTTACCGTCTTTACCGCCCTTACCGTCCTCCGCCCCGCCCTATCCCTGCAACGCCGCTGCCCCGCCGACGATTTCCGCGATCTCCTGGGTGATCTGCGCCTGTCGCTGCCGGTTGTAGGTCCGCTTGAGCAGTTCCAGGATCTCCCCTGCGTTGTCCGTGGCATTCTTCATCGCCGTGCGCCGGGCCCCGTGCTCCCCCGCTGCCGTCTCCACCAAACCGCGGTAGACCGCGTTCCGCACGTAGAGCGGCAGCAGCTGCTCCAGGATCGCGTCGGCACTGGGCGCCAGGATGTAGTCCCGCGCGGGTTTGTCCGAGGCCGGCGCCTCGACCGGGAGGATTCGCACAGTGGCGGGCGGGGTCTGCAGCGCGCTCACGAAGCGGGCCTGCACCAGATCCACGCTCGCCAGCTCCCCCGCGGCGTAGGCCCGGATGAGCGGCTCGACGATCTCGGCCGCATGCTCGGCGGTGGGACGGTCACCGATGTCCACCCGCTCCGCGGCGAGCTTCCGGCCCAGGTAGCGGAAGAAGCCGATCCCCTTCTTGCCGATCGCGTGGAGCTCGACCGTGTGGCCCTCGGCCTCCAGCGCCTCGATCCGGCGGCGGGCTTCCTTGATGAGATTGGCGTTGAACCCGCCGGCCAGCCCGCGGTTGGAGGTCAGCAGGATCACCGCCGCCCGTTTGGGCCCAC is a window from the Gemmatimonadales bacterium genome containing:
- the atpD gene encoding F0F1 ATP synthase subunit beta — encoded protein: MATAIATEQPGRAAETLKNVGHVVQVIGPVLDVEFEPEHLPEIYNALIIEDATAAVPVRLTAEVQQHIGRNQVRAVAMSSTDGVTRGMQVTDTGQPITAPVGNVALGRILNVLGEPVDGGAPLPPDTERWPIHRETPKFTDLEPKTEIFETGIKVVDLIAPFVKGGKIGLFGGAGVGKTVVILELINNVAKAHGGKSVFSGVGERTREGNDLYLEMTESNVIKSCALVFGQMNEPPGARLRVGLTGLTIAEYFRDVEGQDVLLFIDNIFRFTQAGSEVSALLGRMPSAVGYQPTLATEMGDLQERITSTNKGSITSVQAIYVPADDLTDPAPATAFAHLDATVVLSRAISELGIYPAVDPLDSGSRILDAQYVGERHYNVAIGLQRTLQRYKSLQDIIAILGMDELSEEDKLIVARARRLQRFLSQPFFVAEQFTGFPGKYVKLEDTISSFERVLSGEFDHLPEQAFYMVGGLDEAVEKAKKLASS
- the atpG gene encoding ATP synthase F1 subunit gamma — its product is MAKSRQLKGRIRSVQNTRKITKTMELVATSKLKRAQDRVVAARPYAEALRQVISDLITAELAERFPLLRRPAPPAKGGPKRAAVILLTSNRGLAGGFNANLIKEARRRIEALEAEGHTVELHAIGKKGIGFFRYLGRKLAAERVDIGDRPTAEHAAEIVEPLIRAYAAGELASVDLVQARFVSALQTPPATVRILPVEAPASDKPARDYILAPSADAILEQLLPLYVRNAVYRGLVETAAGEHGARRTAMKNATDNAGEILELLKRTYNRQRQAQITQEIAEIVGGAAALQG